The genomic stretch GATGACAGGCAGGGCGTCCACCGCATGACCGCCTTCGACACTTTTGTATCTATGGCTTCCATCAAGCCAAGTGTTTATCAGAAGACAGGCTTCTCCGCTTCACTCTCCATCGGGCAGTTTGCCATCTCAACCGTTGAGTTGTCTGCCCTCTGGAAGTGTGACCGCAAGACAGCGGCAAAGGTGGTGGAACTGTTCAATCAGGTGGGTATTCTCTCAACCGAGAGGAACAACCGCACCTCCATTCATACGATACTCTGCATCGCCTTCTGGTACGTTGACGGCATCAAGGAAGCCATCAAGAACCCTTTCTATAACCGTCAAGCCGTGACTTCCGCCACCCAAGAGAAACCGGTGTCCGATGTCCCATCCGATACCGTTTACTCTTCGGGAGGCAATCTTTCCAATGGCACAGGGCAGCAGAAAGACAGCTGTGTCAATCCTGCCACTAATGACATTCAGCAGCCCCATGTTCATGCCCCTTATAATACTGCTTCCCCTTCCGTTAATCCATGTGTCATCGGGGACGGACTTTCAGATCTTTCTCCGATACCACAAGACTTCAAACAAAGGGAAGAGAAAGGTGATACCTATTTTGAGTATGAGGTTGGACAGCCGTCAGAAGATGATTACAACCAAGGCGGAGAGACTCCATCTGTTGAACTGCTGCCGCCTCCTGTCTATGATGACGAGGGCTGTCTCTTGCAGCCTCCAGGCGATGAGAGACTCTTTGAGGAGAACACGGAGCAGTAAGACGCACACAACTCCCCAAGGCACTCATGATGTCATTTCTCCTTTTCCCTTATTTCAACTATTGACTGTCCTGACAGACACGCTATCCAGGAGCCGCCACTTCTATTAGCCGTAGTTTTTTCGGAGGTCTAAACAAGAAGTACCAGTGTCAGACGGTTTCGCTTCGCCCACCGTTTCCTACTGGCATTCTTGAATGTTCGCAGGCTCACATTGGCTGTCCTGTTATATCAGAGTATAAACTTTATAATCCCCATCTATAATGGCAAAAGACAAGAATAACACCACGGAGAAGACCTCAAAGAAGAGACCTCCGAAGACCAGACACATTGACGTTCGTTTCACAGAAGAAGAATACAATGAGGTAGTGCATAATGCCCGATTGTCAGGCAGGAGCAAGAGCACCTATCTCCATGACTTAGGCATCGGACACAAACCTTCCCTACCCATGACCGAAGGGCAGGAGGAAGCCTTGAAGGGCTTAATCGGGGCAAGGTCTGAACTGGTTTATGTGCGCAATGCACTTCATGCCCTGCCACAGACTGAGAGACTGAAACTATTCAAGAGAGCTGACTTCATGGAGCGTTGGCTTCAAGGCATCAACACCCTGATAGAGGAACTGAGCCGCATTAGGGACAAATTCTTAGATATGTTATGATAGCAAAAGCATCAGCGATTCAGCATGGGCAGGCAATGACCAATTACGCAACCAAGAACAACCGTGCGGACATCGTCAAGACCAACCATCTTAGCGAGGGTCTGCCGCCTATGGGCATGTGGGACGAAATGGTGCTGCATCAGTCCATGTTCAAGCAGAGGTATGCCAAGAAGCCCATCGAACTGACGTCCATCCGCTTTGAGCTTTCACCATCTGAGGAAGAGGCACGCAACTGGACGATGGAAGACTGGAGGAGATTCCTTGACGAGTTCATCCGTGAGATGGATGGCATCTCCAAGGTGAACCACATCGGGAAGAAGAAGGGCAAGGCTGCAACTTTGGTCAAGCCTACCAACATAGCCAACTCGCAGTATTTCGCCGCCCTTCACCGTGACTCCAAGAGTGGTATTCCCCACCTGCATCTGGTGGTGAACCGCATCGACATGGATGGCAATCTCAATGATGTGAAGTTCATTGGTGAGCGTGCCGTGATGGCTGCGAAAGCCGTCAATCAGCATCATGGATGGAAGGATGCCATGGAAATTCGTCAGGAGCGTATTGCAGAGGTGACCAAAGCATGTATGGATGTGCTGCGCTCAATGCCGTTCTTTGACTGGGATGAATATGCCGAACGGTTGAAGGCAAAGGGATATGACATCGAGCTTATCCGTGACAAGACTGGTCAAGGCAGGGTGCGTGGCTATCGCTTCAAGTTCGGCAGAACGACCATCAAGGCATCAGAACTTGGTGTAGGCAGGAATCTCACAGCATCGAAAATCGGGAATACCTTCCGTAAACTGCACCCACAGACAACCCCTGTTGCAGTTGGTCAAAGACCTTCGTCACCTGTTCCAAACGCTACTACATTGGACAGCAGAAACACGGCAATGCCAAGTGGTAAGTCCCGAACAGTCGATGATGGCAAACATGTCCTTCCAGCCAGATTGAGGAAGATTATTGAAGTCGATGGCGAGCGTTTCAACATAGTCATGCCAAGAACTGCATACGACACGATGAACGGTTGTATCGAAGTACCTGAGAATGGATCTGCAAGCCACAATGACATTCTAAATGTGGCGATGCTGCTCTTCATGGACTACCTTGATGCTGCCACATCGATGTCTGAGTCCTGTGGTGGCGGTGGCAGTCCTGGCAGTGGTTGGGGACGTGATAAGGACGATGATGACCGTGAATGGGCAAGACGCTGCGCAATGCAAGCAAACACACTCTGCAAGCCGATAAAGAGAGGCATGAGACGATAACTTTTCAGACAAGAACGGTATGGGAAGAAACAAGAAAGATGCCACACAGGATGTGCTCAACCTGTACAATCAGATGCAGGAGGACGAGAACATCGAGAGTGGCAAGGACGAAATCAAGGTAACTCTGGAGGAGATAGAAACCGCCAAGAAAGCGCTCAATGAGGCAAAGGAAGAACTGTACAATGTCTATCGGAGGTTGGAATCAACGAAAGTGGCACTTATGGCTGCCCACAGAAGCACAGACAACATCGTTGATGGAATCTGCCATGCCATAGTCAAAGCTGAACAAAGCAACCTCAAAGTTGGCATCAACGATGAAGGACTTGCCCAGTTGGACGAGCGGAACAACAACGCCATTTCTGCCTTCAAGCAAGCTCTTGACGAGCACGAGAAGCGGATAAATGACCTGTTCGCTCACCAGCAGAAGGAACTCAAACGAATCCGCAATATCGAGGAAGGTGCTTACTTCAACGGACGTACCTACGCATGGATGTTCGGCTTCGCTTTTGTGGCATGGGCAATAATCTTCATGGAAATAACTCTTTGGATATGTATCAAACTGGTTTAGTAAACACAAATTTATACCATTATGACAGACAACGAATATAGCAAGACAAGGGAAGCAGCAGCCGAAGCCCTTATCCATTGGGCGAAAACGGGCTGGCAACAGTTCACCATGCGTGACGCAGTAAACAACTATCTGGAGGCAAGCGGTGCAAACCGCCCCTCCATAGGTGGTGAAGAAGCCATCCTTGCACGCAGAAAAATAGCAGCCAACCGACTGGCGATTGACTGCATATATGCTTTGTCCAAAGAGGAACTGTCCAAGGTGGATAGGGAACTGGACGAAATAGTGGGCGACATGCCGAGGCAAGATATTGGGAGGACAAGGTAATATGCGAAACACATACTTAATTTTCAAGTGTCCCATTATGGGCACTCTTTTTTGTTAAGCAGCATTTTAAAGTCAGATAAAACAGTATTAC from Phocaeicola dorei encodes the following:
- a CDS encoding relaxase/mobilization nuclease domain-containing protein, with the translated sequence MIAKASAIQHGQAMTNYATKNNRADIVKTNHLSEGLPPMGMWDEMVLHQSMFKQRYAKKPIELTSIRFELSPSEEEARNWTMEDWRRFLDEFIREMDGISKVNHIGKKKGKAATLVKPTNIANSQYFAALHRDSKSGIPHLHLVVNRIDMDGNLNDVKFIGERAVMAAKAVNQHHGWKDAMEIRQERIAEVTKACMDVLRSMPFFDWDEYAERLKAKGYDIELIRDKTGQGRVRGYRFKFGRTTIKASELGVGRNLTASKIGNTFRKLHPQTTPVAVGQRPSSPVPNATTLDSRNTAMPSGKSRTVDDGKHVLPARLRKIIEVDGERFNIVMPRTAYDTMNGCIEVPENGSASHNDILNVAMLLFMDYLDAATSMSESCGGGGSPGSGWGRDKDDDDREWARRCAMQANTLCKPIKRGMRR
- a CDS encoding plasmid mobilization protein, which codes for MAKDKNNTTEKTSKKRPPKTRHIDVRFTEEEYNEVVHNARLSGRSKSTYLHDLGIGHKPSLPMTEGQEEALKGLIGARSELVYVRNALHALPQTERLKLFKRADFMERWLQGINTLIEELSRIRDKFLDML